Proteins encoded within one genomic window of Anopheles gambiae chromosome 3, idAnoGambNW_F1_1, whole genome shotgun sequence:
- the LOC1278190 gene encoding ATP-dependent DNA helicase PIF1: MDPNDASLTCAVNLEWNDAHGTTTRKFAHKEATLRLIRNALKEMFLEVSAPKTSTMQLKLRGVQVHSKFMAEGKASIKFNDEKCTLFLSNAPPGLLVQFLKVVFVKLTNGNGAGGQPKSKDELLKQSRAQMLAGKSMNQYDDVSPVTTTELNRARKLATGKGSLTTPSPSQKRKRLSDGGTGDRPKPKKLLSENVDEAGSGDAIQLNEEQKRILSASQSGQSLFFTGSAGTGKSFLLRKIIAALPPDGTIATASTGVAACLIGGTTLHSFAGIGTGDATLQNCYEKASRPNTAQAWRKCKRLIIDEISMIEADFFEKIEAVARYVRKNDKPFGGIQLILCGDFFQLPPVGRLPDRSRPGQYSQDAQQDDESGRVRFCFESKAWRECIQASYELTIVHRQRDQEFISILNSIRIGRVTDEISERLRKTASQRIETEGILATQLCSHTSEVDAINQAKLEALRTEAKLFEAKDSDPYSVKQLDMMLQAPAKLTLKIGAQVMLLKNYNISEGLVNGARGVIVNFVQGLPLVKFKRRELLIRHEKWSVKTGSGMVLTRIQLPLKLAWAFSIHKSQGLTLDCVELSLSKVFEAGQAYVALSRAQSLDSIRVLDFDLRQVWANTKVLEYYRYLRKMIANGNHMEPVAVKRKLKKSLSAMGLSKSIMDKPLMTIK; this comes from the exons ATGGATCCCAACGACGCATCGTTAACCTGCGCCGTCAACTTGGAATGGAATGATGCGCACGGTACAACGACGAGAAAGTTCGCCCACAAAGAGGCGACGCTGCGGCTCATCCGGAACGCGTTGAAGGAGATGTTCCTCGAGGTGTCCGCACCCAAAACCAGCACGATGCAGCTGAAGCTGAGAGGCGTGCAGGTGCACTCAAAGTTCATGGCCGAAGGTAAGGCGAGTATCAAGTTTAACGACGAAAAGTGCACTCTGTTCCTGTCAAACGCACCGCCCGGGCTGTTGGTGCAGTTTCTGAAAGTTGTCTTTGTGAAGCTTACGAACGGCAATGGCGCAGGAGGTCAACCTAAAAGCAAAGACGAACTGCTGAAACAATCCCGTGCACAAATGCTGGCGGGGAAATCGATGAACCAGTACGATGACGTCAGTCCCGTGACAACGACTGAACTTAACCGAGCGCGGAAGTTGGCGACTGGCAAGGGCTCCTTGACAACACCCTCGCCGTCGCAGAAGCGAAAGCGACTGTCGGATGGTGGGACAGGTGATCGCCCGAAGCCGAAAAAACTGCTGTCTGAGAATGTGGACGAAGCGGGTTCGGGGGATGCGATACAGCTTAACGAGGAACAGAAACGCATCCTGTCCGCAAGCCAATCCGGCCAAAGCTTGTTCTTTACCGGATCGGCTGGCACGGGCAAGAGTTTCCTGTTGCGTAAGATCATTGCAGCGCTTCCACCGGACGGTACGATCGCGACGGCCTCGACGGGAGTGGCCGCCTGTTTGATCGGTGGCACCACGTTGCATTCGTTCGCTGGAATTGGTACGGGAGATGCCACGCTACAGAACTGCTACGAGAAGGCATCCCGCCCAAACACGGCCCAGGCATGGCGTAAATGCAAAAGACTGATTATCGACGAAATCTCCATGATAGAAGCGGATTTCTTTGAG AAAATAGAAGCTGTAGCTCGATATGTAAGAAAAAACGATAAACCCTTTGGCGGCATTCAGCTCATCTTGTGTGGTGACTTTTTCCAATTGCCTCCGGTTGGGCGTCTGCCGGATCGTTCCCGCCCCGGCCAATACTCCCAGGACGCACAGCAAGATGACGAATCGGGACGGGTACGGTTCTGCTTCGAATCCAAAGCCTGGCGCGAATGCATTCAAGCATCCTACGAATTGACGATCGTGCATCGGCAGCGCGACCAGGAGTTCATTTCCATCCTGAACAGCATCCGCATCGGACGGGTGACCGATGAAATTAGCGAACGATTGCGCAAAACAGCTAGTCAACGCATCGAAACCGAGGGCATCCTCGCGACGCAACTTTGCTCGCACACCAGCGAGGTGGACGCAATAAATCAGGCTAAGCTTGAAGCACTCCGCACGGAAGCTAAACTGTTCGAGGCCAAGGACAGCGATCCCTACAGCGTGAAGCAGCTCGACATGATGCTACAGGCGCCGGCAAAGCTAACGCTCAAAATAGGCGCACAGGTGATGCTGCTCAAAAACTACAACATCTCCGAAGGACTGGTGAATGGGGCACGCGGTGTGATAGTAAACTTTGTCCAAGGACTGCCGCTGGTGAAATTTAAACGCCGCGAGCTGCTGATACGTCACGAAAAATGGTCCGTAAAGACGGGCTCGGGCATGGTGCTGACACGCATACAGCTGCCGCTAAAGCTCGCGTGGGCCTTTTCTATTCACAAATCGCAAGGTCTAACGCTGGACTGTGTAGAGCTGTCGCTGTCGAAGGTGTTTGAGGCGGGCCAGGCGTATGTCGCGCTTAGCCGCGCCCAAAGTCTCGACAGTATCCGGGTGCTGGATTTCGATCTGCGGCAGGTTTGGGCCAACACGAAGGTGCTCGAGTATTATCGGTATTTGCGGAAAATGATTGCTAACGGCAATCACATGGAGCCGGTTGCAGTCAAGCGGAAGTTGAAGAAATCTCTGtcggcgatgggactgtcgaaatCGATCATGGACAAACCGTTGATGACGATCAAATGA